A single Anatilimnocola floriformis DNA region contains:
- a CDS encoding alpha/beta fold hydrolase produces the protein MPSTRTINIAGKKTQLTEGGSGPPLLYLHSAGGETEWMPFHEELSRSFTVLLPAHPGFADSKGLEEVRDVTDYAWHYVDMLAELKLKNVPVVGFSLGGWTGMELAILRPALVSKLVLVNSAGVRVAGSPMGELFIDDLAKLRALLFKDPNNPVIKLAMPMDLEDRRILQWLAAREATARVGWNPYLHNPRLAAHLHRIECPTKILWGRHDKLIPLPHGEFLASRIRGAQLEVFDGSAHMLPFEEPVKFATAVKEFLVSSS, from the coding sequence ATGCCCTCCACTCGAACGATCAATATCGCTGGCAAGAAAACCCAACTCACCGAAGGAGGCAGCGGGCCGCCGTTGCTGTATTTGCATTCGGCAGGGGGCGAAACCGAGTGGATGCCGTTTCATGAAGAGCTGTCGAGGAGCTTCACAGTGCTGTTGCCGGCGCATCCGGGGTTTGCGGATTCCAAAGGGCTCGAGGAAGTTCGCGATGTGACCGATTATGCGTGGCATTATGTCGACATGCTGGCCGAATTGAAGCTGAAGAATGTGCCGGTGGTCGGCTTCTCGCTCGGTGGCTGGACGGGGATGGAACTTGCCATTCTGCGGCCGGCGCTGGTCAGCAAACTGGTCCTGGTGAACTCGGCGGGCGTGCGCGTGGCGGGTTCGCCGATGGGGGAACTGTTTATCGACGACCTCGCGAAGTTGCGGGCGTTGCTCTTTAAGGATCCGAACAATCCGGTGATCAAGCTGGCGATGCCGATGGACCTGGAAGATCGGCGGATCCTGCAGTGGCTTGCCGCTCGCGAAGCGACGGCGCGGGTTGGCTGGAATCCGTATCTACACAATCCTCGCCTCGCCGCCCATCTGCATCGCATCGAATGCCCGACGAAAATCCTATGGGGCCGGCACGACAAGCTGATCCCGCTGCCGCACGGGGAGTTCTTGGCGAGCAGGATTCGCGGCGCGCAGCTGGAAGTATTCGACGGCTCGGCACATATGCTGCCGTTTGAGGAACCGGTGAAATTTGCGACGGCGGTGAAAGAATTCTTAGTTAGTAGTTCTTAG
- a CDS encoding purine-nucleoside phosphorylase gives MQGLFAKIEEATAFIRSKWNKTPHAGIILGTGLGSLVEQMQQDVAIDYGDIPHFPRSTAISHRGRLICGTLGGLPVMAMEGRFHMYEGYPLDLITLPVRVFKAMGAKMLVVSNACGGMNPYYKCGDIMVIEDQINLMGGNPLIGVNDDRLGPRFPDMSQPYDRALVDRALKIGRQQDIVVHKGVFVAVSGPNLETRAEYRFLRLIGADVVGMSTVPEVIVAVHAGLKVVGFSIITDMCFPDSLEPAEVPKIIAHANAAEPKLRALVMGVLAEEKA, from the coding sequence ATGCAGGGTTTGTTTGCCAAAATCGAAGAAGCCACCGCCTTCATCCGTTCGAAGTGGAACAAAACGCCCCACGCGGGGATCATTCTGGGCACCGGGCTCGGCAGCCTGGTCGAGCAGATGCAGCAAGACGTCGCCATCGACTACGGCGACATTCCGCACTTCCCGCGCAGCACGGCTATCAGCCATCGCGGCCGGTTGATCTGCGGCACGCTCGGCGGCTTGCCGGTCATGGCGATGGAAGGCCGCTTCCACATGTACGAGGGCTATCCCCTCGACCTGATCACGCTTCCCGTTCGCGTCTTCAAGGCCATGGGCGCCAAGATGCTCGTCGTCTCGAACGCCTGCGGCGGCATGAATCCGTACTATAAGTGCGGCGACATCATGGTCATCGAAGACCAGATCAACCTGATGGGCGGCAATCCGCTGATCGGCGTCAACGACGACCGCCTCGGACCACGCTTTCCCGACATGAGCCAGCCCTACGACCGCGCTCTCGTCGATCGCGCCTTGAAGATCGGCCGGCAGCAAGACATCGTCGTCCACAAAGGCGTGTTTGTCGCTGTCAGCGGACCGAACCTCGAGACCCGCGCGGAATATCGCTTCCTGCGTTTGATTGGCGCCGATGTGGTGGGCATGTCGACCGTGCCAGAAGTGATCGTTGCAGTGCATGCCGGGCTGAAGGTCGTCGGCTTTTCGATCATCACCGACATGTGCTTTCCCGATTCGCTCGAACCTGCCGAAGTGCCGAAGATCATCGCCCATGCAAACGCCGCCGAGCCCAAGCTGCGAGCGCTGGTCATGGGCGTGTTGGCCGAAGAGAAGGCTTAG
- a CDS encoding outer membrane protein assembly factor BamB family protein, whose product MLLNRRIGCRWLLCLAMLLLVAVTTAQAQIDSGISKNDNGSVIRPATRELRQLLNRARKALDEEDYPVAVQALEELLTDSALDDYFLAAAGQPETQVSVKATASQLLGSLPPAARQLYETQVGHEARRNLNEALRDRDVPAVAEVARRFVHTKAGYEATFLLGRLELDQGRALAAAILLQPLCEQAPARDMLDPELSVLTATAWSYAQRPDKANEVLIALKWRTPKVKVRLKDGEQSIFDKEEDAMKWLQLIAGRGLAPAAAVANQWVMFRGDEARNAATAGGMPLVISEWYFPTTNDPDLDKWVGKYARTLQDKGETIVPALQPLAVASINKKDNKRVDYVVIRSPEKVMGVSLKTGRRMWVYPHEDRITSNAGALTAGAQQIAATKENAVRQRIWEDNLYGQLSSDSQQLYLIDDLEFMNTQNINTTRNVWVGARQPVGVRGSNKLTALNLLRQGALCWQVGGDSGHDDPNLAGAFFLGAPVSVAEKLFALAEFNGELRLLCLSPQTGKLEWKQQLGSVPDETLTIRYDATRRLAAASPSYADGVLICPTSAGAVVAVDLGTRSLKWHYTYERNDLLGRPNRGVITSSNLNNNQPSGRWLDSSAIVADGSVIVTPVESQFLHCVDLLTGKPKWGAPVKRDESLFVACIHKEKIILVGKKNVRAISVSDGTEAWKAPVELGGEIASGRGFYNGTHYYLPTTGQQLLKLDLDTGKIADKSRTEFTLGNLVSFAGEMISIGHDQMSAFYLVEHMRAQVEKDLAANPTDVRALARLGELLLTEGKTNEALTSLRQAFKAHPHEERIRGLLARVMLVLLRTDFDKHRELVVEAKELIDHPAQRRELLRLQAVGMHKAGLVAESLEAFVTLADELQADVGSDDGSAQMEYIDSKWQVRTGRWLQARLTELYTSSSDADRTKLQQRLEERLAACLKADSLKGARRFVEVYGFHPLADRARLLIVQKLLFDKSYLEAELRAGDLLDSADTNYRAAGLAALVETYDLVQRPYLAAEKSAELAAFVARHPVAADHPAFALISKIQNAGTPRTMLALDSWPGGRAQKVEASSESSRPRTYMNNFSVMMAEFTGPAPRGLRAVYDPSQQALQVFDSQGKTIAQAPIRRQDGVYRQTYSIPYSGLVGRATGHIITVHTGGEILTIDALRANRGPGEPILWRAEVVNMDPLQMGRAYPQSRQTSNPITGSRTMAFDQSAQTNYQPGPVTPFGIVYQRSRQLVCADPLTGETLWERSGIDPACDLFGDDEYVFAAAPNSDRATVFSMRDGSQVGTRTVNRPNNRLATNGRRVLSFEQVGGTLRLRLFDAWSEQDDLWKLETPTGAKGQLLDGQEFAMLETSGKFTVISLVTGQPVVQSQLQPEPTLTSVHVYRSQEQYTVLANTPIAESVPGLVTQPLSGGGMPGQQAHGRVYALDRVTGKQRWQTPAFIAQHGLPFEQPVDSPLLVFIRNRRGNNSGNWTANILCLDKRNGAIAYEGDIATAQANMCEVAADLEKSIVQVTTWVQPGTMRLTTIKLTNDPLPPMPPAQTGNLSSLLAGQPQGTSVDVTDGLFNSGRTKTVDDPFAPQPGAGGQRVIIGPNGRQIQIPAGVPAADVERIKEALKRAGAPQAPNAPAPNGPAPPAPRQEAEDPFK is encoded by the coding sequence ATGTTGCTAAATCGACGGATTGGTTGCCGCTGGTTGTTGTGCCTGGCAATGCTGTTGCTGGTGGCTGTTACGACCGCGCAGGCCCAGATCGACTCGGGGATTAGCAAAAATGACAACGGCAGTGTCATTCGCCCCGCTACCCGCGAATTGCGCCAGTTGCTCAATCGCGCTCGCAAGGCGCTCGATGAAGAGGACTATCCGGTTGCAGTGCAAGCTCTCGAAGAGTTGCTAACCGACTCCGCCCTCGACGATTATTTTCTCGCAGCGGCCGGCCAACCAGAGACGCAGGTCAGCGTAAAGGCCACCGCTAGTCAGTTGCTGGGCTCACTGCCGCCCGCTGCGCGGCAATTGTATGAAACGCAAGTTGGCCACGAAGCCCGCCGGAATTTAAACGAAGCGCTCCGCGATCGCGACGTACCCGCCGTGGCTGAAGTCGCGCGGCGGTTTGTGCACACCAAGGCCGGTTATGAAGCGACGTTTCTTCTCGGTCGCTTGGAACTCGATCAAGGCCGGGCGCTCGCAGCCGCGATTTTGCTGCAGCCGTTATGCGAACAAGCTCCAGCCCGCGACATGCTCGACCCCGAGTTGTCGGTGCTGACGGCGACTGCTTGGAGCTATGCGCAGCGACCCGACAAAGCTAACGAAGTGTTGATCGCGCTCAAGTGGCGAACACCAAAAGTAAAAGTCCGGCTGAAGGACGGCGAGCAATCGATCTTCGACAAAGAAGAAGACGCCATGAAGTGGCTACAGCTGATCGCCGGTCGCGGTCTGGCTCCGGCCGCGGCGGTGGCCAATCAGTGGGTGATGTTCCGCGGCGACGAAGCTCGCAATGCAGCCACTGCGGGTGGCATGCCACTCGTGATTTCCGAATGGTACTTTCCGACGACGAATGACCCCGATCTCGATAAGTGGGTCGGCAAATATGCTCGTACGCTACAAGACAAAGGCGAGACGATTGTCCCCGCGCTCCAGCCGCTGGCCGTGGCATCGATTAATAAAAAAGACAACAAGCGAGTGGACTACGTTGTGATTCGCTCGCCCGAAAAAGTCATGGGTGTATCGCTCAAGACCGGTCGCCGGATGTGGGTGTATCCACACGAAGATCGGATCACGAGCAATGCGGGCGCGCTCACAGCGGGCGCACAGCAGATTGCCGCGACCAAGGAAAATGCCGTCCGTCAGCGAATTTGGGAAGACAATCTCTACGGTCAGCTGAGCAGCGATAGTCAGCAGCTCTACCTGATCGACGATCTCGAATTCATGAACACGCAGAACATCAACACCACGCGCAACGTGTGGGTTGGTGCGCGGCAGCCGGTCGGTGTCCGCGGCAGCAACAAGCTGACCGCTCTCAATCTTCTCCGGCAAGGCGCACTCTGTTGGCAAGTCGGTGGCGACAGCGGCCACGACGATCCGAATCTGGCTGGAGCGTTCTTCTTGGGTGCGCCGGTCTCCGTTGCGGAAAAACTGTTCGCACTGGCCGAATTTAACGGCGAACTGCGACTGCTCTGCCTCTCGCCCCAAACGGGCAAGCTCGAATGGAAACAGCAACTCGGCAGTGTGCCCGATGAAACGCTGACCATTCGCTACGATGCCACGCGCCGGCTGGCGGCAGCTTCGCCCTCGTATGCCGATGGCGTGTTGATTTGTCCGACGTCGGCTGGCGCCGTTGTCGCTGTTGATCTGGGAACTCGGTCGCTCAAGTGGCATTACACGTATGAGCGCAACGACTTGTTGGGGCGTCCCAATCGCGGCGTGATCACTTCGTCGAATTTGAATAACAATCAACCGTCCGGCCGTTGGCTCGATTCGTCGGCCATCGTGGCCGATGGCTCGGTCATCGTCACGCCGGTGGAATCGCAGTTTTTGCACTGTGTCGATCTGCTGACCGGCAAGCCGAAGTGGGGGGCGCCGGTCAAGCGCGACGAATCACTTTTCGTCGCCTGCATTCACAAAGAAAAAATCATTCTCGTCGGCAAAAAGAACGTGCGAGCCATCTCCGTGAGCGACGGCACGGAAGCTTGGAAGGCGCCGGTTGAACTCGGTGGCGAAATCGCCTCAGGCCGCGGTTTCTACAACGGCACGCATTATTATCTGCCCACCACCGGCCAACAGCTCCTGAAGCTCGACCTCGATACCGGCAAGATCGCCGACAAGTCGCGCACCGAATTCACGCTCGGCAATCTCGTCAGTTTTGCCGGCGAGATGATCTCGATCGGCCACGATCAGATGTCAGCTTTTTATCTCGTCGAGCATATGCGGGCTCAGGTCGAAAAAGATCTCGCCGCCAATCCCACCGATGTGCGTGCTCTCGCGCGACTCGGCGAATTGCTGCTGACCGAAGGCAAAACCAACGAAGCTCTCACCAGCTTGCGGCAAGCCTTCAAAGCGCATCCCCACGAAGAACGCATTCGCGGATTACTCGCGCGCGTCATGCTGGTGCTGCTCCGCACGGATTTTGACAAACACCGCGAGCTGGTCGTGGAAGCCAAGGAGTTGATCGATCATCCCGCGCAGCGCCGTGAACTGCTGCGGCTGCAAGCCGTCGGCATGCACAAGGCTGGTCTCGTCGCGGAATCGCTCGAGGCATTCGTCACGCTCGCTGATGAGCTGCAAGCCGACGTCGGTTCCGACGACGGCAGCGCCCAGATGGAATATATCGACAGCAAATGGCAGGTACGCACCGGCCGTTGGCTGCAAGCGCGCTTGACCGAGCTTTACACCAGCAGCAGCGATGCCGACCGCACCAAGCTGCAGCAACGACTCGAGGAACGCCTGGCCGCTTGCCTGAAGGCCGACTCTCTTAAGGGCGCTCGTCGGTTTGTGGAAGTCTATGGCTTTCATCCGCTCGCCGATCGCGCTCGCTTGCTCATCGTGCAAAAACTACTGTTCGACAAGTCGTATCTCGAAGCGGAACTGCGAGCCGGCGATCTGCTCGATTCAGCAGACACCAATTATCGCGCGGCGGGATTGGCAGCGCTCGTCGAAACCTATGATCTGGTGCAACGCCCCTACCTGGCCGCCGAGAAATCAGCCGAGCTGGCTGCGTTTGTCGCGCGCCATCCGGTCGCTGCCGATCATCCTGCTTTTGCGCTGATCTCCAAGATCCAAAACGCCGGCACGCCTCGGACGATGCTGGCTCTTGATAGCTGGCCCGGCGGCCGCGCCCAGAAGGTAGAGGCAAGCTCCGAAAGTTCGCGACCGCGGACCTACATGAACAACTTCAGCGTGATGATGGCCGAGTTCACCGGCCCAGCACCTCGTGGCCTACGAGCGGTGTACGATCCGTCGCAACAAGCGCTGCAAGTCTTCGACAGCCAAGGAAAGACGATCGCTCAAGCACCGATCCGCCGCCAGGACGGTGTGTATCGACAAACCTACTCGATCCCTTACTCGGGCCTGGTTGGCCGCGCGACAGGACACATCATCACGGTGCACACCGGCGGTGAGATTCTCACGATCGACGCGCTGCGAGCCAATCGCGGCCCCGGCGAACCCATTTTGTGGCGCGCGGAAGTCGTGAATATGGATCCGCTGCAAATGGGCCGGGCTTATCCGCAATCGCGTCAGACTTCGAACCCGATCACGGGCTCGCGGACGATGGCTTTTGATCAATCGGCGCAAACCAACTATCAGCCGGGGCCGGTCACTCCCTTCGGCATTGTTTATCAGCGTTCCCGGCAACTCGTTTGTGCGGATCCGCTCACCGGCGAAACGCTGTGGGAACGCAGCGGCATTGACCCGGCTTGTGATCTGTTCGGCGACGACGAATACGTGTTCGCCGCGGCCCCCAATTCCGATCGCGCCACGGTCTTCAGCATGCGCGACGGTTCGCAGGTCGGCACACGCACAGTCAACCGCCCGAACAATCGCTTGGCCACCAACGGTCGGCGCGTTCTGTCGTTCGAGCAGGTCGGCGGCACGCTGCGACTCCGTTTGTTTGATGCTTGGAGCGAGCAGGATGATTTGTGGAAGCTCGAAACTCCCACCGGGGCCAAGGGACAGCTCCTCGACGGCCAAGAGTTTGCCATGCTGGAGACGAGCGGCAAGTTTACGGTGATCTCGCTGGTCACCGGCCAGCCGGTGGTGCAATCGCAACTGCAGCCCGAACCCACGCTCACCTCGGTGCATGTCTATCGTTCGCAAGAGCAATACACGGTGCTCGCCAATACGCCGATCGCCGAATCGGTGCCGGGCCTGGTAACGCAACCGCTGTCGGGCGGCGGCATGCCGGGGCAGCAAGCCCACGGCCGAGTCTATGCTCTCGATCGCGTGACGGGCAAGCAGCGCTGGCAAACGCCGGCGTTCATCGCCCAGCACGGCTTGCCCTTTGAACAGCCTGTCGATTCGCCGCTGCTGGTTTTCATCCGCAATCGCCGGGGAAACAACAGCGGCAACTGGACGGCGAATATCCTGTGTCTCGATAAACGAAACGGCGCCATTGCCTACGAAGGTGACATCGCCACCGCGCAAGCCAACATGTGTGAAGTTGCAGCCGATCTCGAAAAATCCATCGTGCAAGTCACCACCTGGGTTCAGCCCGGCACCATGCGGCTGACGACGATCAAACTGACCAATGATCCGCTCCCACCCATGCCGCCAGCTCAAACCGGCAATCTATCGAGCCTGCTCGCTGGGCAACCGCAGGGGACTTCGGTCGACGTGACCGATGGGCTCTTCAACTCCGGCCGCACGAAGACGGTGGATGATCCTTTTGCTCCTCAGCCCGGCGCCGGTGGCCAGCGAGTAATCATCGGCCCCAACGGTCGGCAGATTCAGATTCCGGCCGGTGTGCCGGCAGCCGATGTCGAGCGGATCAAAGAAGCCCTCAAGCGCGCCGGAGCGCCGCAGGCTCCCAACGCGCCAGCCCCGAACGGACCAGCGCCTCCCGCGCCGCGGCAGGAAGCCGAAGATCCGTTCAAGTAG